The Boseongicola sp. DNA segment GATGTACAGACGGGAAAGCTCGTCGAATATCCTTCTCAAGTTCGTCGTAGAGCGTAACGGTCGTCGCAAGCCAGCCAACCGGTTGATCTGCCATGGCGGTTGATCCGCCTTCACCCTTCAGAACATCCTGGACGACCTTGATGGCTGATCTCAGGCCAATTCCGCCGGTCGACTTGGCCAGTGCACCGAGCAAATGGAGAAGAATGTCAAAGTGCGCGGGAAGGAAGGGGTACAGGTTTATGAACGTCTCACGGCTGAAGTCGGCATCGTAGTATTTCGCATCTTGAAGCCTCGTGTTGTGTCGAAGCGCTTGACCATGCGCGTCAAACAACTTCCCAAGTTGCTCCTCTCCGCTGGGTGATTTTCCAAGCAGGCGCCGGTAGCAGATTTCCTTAATATCGCTGGATTCCAGATCGATCTGAATCGGAAAACGATCCTTGAGCTTGTAGAGCTTATCTGAGTTGAGTGCGGCCCGTGGATCGTCTTCCGTGAGCGTTTGCTGGGCCGTTGAGATGATCCAGGCTTTGCCATCTCCGAGACGTTTCAGGTTCTTGGCAAGACCATCCAGATTGAGGATCAGGTTGTCGCGGGAGGCAACATACTGACCCACCTCATCAACGATAAAGATGATGTTCTGCTTGCCACTCTTGGAGCGAACAATGTCGATCATCTCCTGGACGCGTTGGTCTTCAAACTGAAAGAATCCTTCTGTGCTCGAGGAGAAGCTCTTCGCCTCTGGGAACAACGCCGGATACATCTCGTGCGCGATTTTTGGGATTAGGCCATCAATGGCGAGGGGGTTGTTCTGCACGCGATCCCATGTCGCTCCTGGCAGTGCTTCGGCGACGAGACGATATAGCTCCTCGGTACGGCCATCTTTTTCGACCATTCGCTCAAATGCCGCGACCTTAAGGTTGCGAGAGTAGCCAGCCCATTGAAGCACCTTAAAGTAGAGAACGGTGGACACGTCCTCCATCGTCGCGCCTGCCAGCATTTCGCTTGCCAGGTCGAGCATCACAACTGCCGCGGGGAAACGCTGTGCAACCGTGTTCAGCAGAGCTTTGGTTTGCGGCTTATGCAGACGATCCTGCAGATATTTGATGAAAGGCGTTCCTTCGATCGTGCGCTGGTCATCGAACGCGAGACCAAGGTATTTCGTGAACGAGCTTTTGCCCGATCCATAGAAGCCGGAAACCCACACGCCCACTTCATTTTCGCCGCCTGTCTCCATTGCGAGTTGCATGCGATCGAGAAGCCGTCTGAACTGCTCCTCTATGCTTTCAGTCACAACGTATTCGGCAATCTCCGACTTCAGGCGGTCTTCCTGAGCAGCGCCATAAGTGATGACCTTCTCGATGGTCCTGTAGATGTCTTTGCTTGGATCGAAGAGAGATCTAATGCTCATTTTGGTATCCCTGAAACCTTTCTGCCTCTAGCCGCCAACGTGGACAGAGCGGTAATTGCCGTCTTCGGGGTAGAAACCCAGAAACTTGAGGCGGGTCTTGCCGGTGCGAACCCCCGGGTAGAGGAAGATCGTCGGCACATGAAACTTGCCTTGGAGTTGGCTCTCGATCGCGCCAATTCGGAGGAAAGGATGCAGCGCCTCAAGGTCTGTGACCAAAAGCAATGCGCTTGGGTTGCCCTCAAGGGGCTTCAGAGCGTCCTCCAGCCTGCGCAATAGGCCGCCACCATTCGCAACAATATCTGCTAGCGCCAGATTCGTTCGAGCCCAATCACCTGGGGAAGCTTTGTCTTGTTGAACGCACAGTGACCAAAAGGGGTCTTCCTGCAGAAGTCCCCATAGATTTTCGGCCACCGAGAAGACGTGCACATCCCATCCTTCTTGGTGCAGTTTGGCCTCCCAAGCTGGGGTTTGCCGCTTAACTTCCAAAATCTGCTCCGGAGAAAAGATGAGGTAGTAGATCGGCTCGAAGCTCGCGTGCCCGAGCTCGCGGCCATGCCGAATCCTCTCACGAAGTTCGTCAAAGTCAGCCCTTAGCGAGGACATCGCAAAGCTCCTCCATGTCGTATTGCTTCCAGCCGACCCGCACGACATCTCCCGCGGATTGGATAATGATGAGACCTTTCAGTGAAAGACGCTTCATCTCTTCAAGCACATCGTCCCGCTCCAGCCCAAAGAGCTTCCAGTCATCATGGTTCAGAATGGCATTGTCGCCAAAGCCACGGAAATGGAGCTCGTAGGCAAGATATGCGCTCGTCGTGGCTGAAATCCGAAACGGAAGAATGCGCCGACTTGACCGTAACCCGCGTTCAAGCAAACCGTAGTCTGCACAACATCCGGTTAGGTATGCAGACACTCGTCGGATCGTCGATTCAGACCACCGTTTTGATGTTTTACCATCATCAATTCCCCGTTCCACGAACGTCCGTGCGTCTTCGCTGGATATCTCTTGGTAGCCACCCGCATAACGTGCCCAGTAGACGTCGCGAATGAAGTCGCCAAGAATGGGGTTTGCTCGGCTTGTAAAGACGAGCATGAGCTGAATAAGCTCTGATGCAGGGAGTTCGGCGGATAGTTTCTTCAAATGTAGCGCTGGCTCGCCATCGGCCGTAAGGTAACGCGGCGCGAAGCATTCTGAGACAATGTTTCTTAGGCGTCGCGCAGTAATCTCCGGAAATCTCCCAGATTTCAGAGCAATATCATGCAACTGGCTCGCTGACATGCCAGGTGACCACAACTCGAGAAGAGCTCTGGTCTCGTTCACAAGACCCAGCCCTGCCTGCAATTGAGTTGTGTATGGCGCCCGTTCCATCATGCGACCAAGTAAGGAAGAGCTTGCGTGTCGGATGACAGCGCCATTCGGTAGATTGCACCAACTTTTTCCATAAGAGCGGATTCGCGGAGTTCGTCGATTTTTCCAACCAGAACAGGCCCGACGGCTTCATCAGCCGTTCCATTGCTGATCTTCGAAAGAGCGCTCAGAGCCGCCGCCTGATCAACGATCATGACGGGATCGAAGAGCTCGAGTAGTCGCGCCTGCACCATTTCGTGCAGGTCTTGTTCGATCTCTTCTGGAAGCCGAAAGATATGGAATGAGCCCACGCTCAAGTTTTCGTCGTGGAACCGACGTGCCGCCTCAACTGCGCCATGGTACTGCGCTAGAGGCGCTGTTCGCGAAAACACCGGTTCGAGAAACCGAATGCTCGACGCCTCGTAAAACGATGTAGGCCACCAGTTGCACTGCGATTTCTCGCCAAGGAAACCGACAAGATATCGAAGCTCTATTATTTGCTGCATCAAATCAGACTGCTCACTAGAAACCATCTAGCCCTCTCTTTCTATAGAACTGCGGTGCCAGGCCTGCAATTGGGGACACCAAGACGATTTGTTGCTCTTGGGGAGGGCGGGTTTGAGAGTTGTTGTCGAGCCCGAGTCTCTTGAGTGCGTAATAGAGAAGCGCCCGACGCACTTGGATTTTCGCTTTGCCATCTCGCATTCCATAATCGAGCGCGATCACTTTCTTCTGGCTTTCGGACAGCTCTGGGTGGGGGCCGATCTCTAGCGTGACATGCTCTTGCCAGTCCTTATCGGCTGCGTCCGTGACATCACTGGCTTCCACGCTGCGCGTCGAGATGATGCGAGAGAGCAGGAAGTCTTTGAACACCTCGTCCATCTGACAGAAGACCCGCGTGTGCCAGCGGAAGCCGTCGAACCCGATGGCATGAGGTGCGATCCACCGCCAGCTCGGCTCGGGACGCGAAAGGGACTGATACTTAACCTCGATGGCCTCGGATCGGCGGATCGCACCGACAACGGATCGCAGAGTGACAGGGTTTACACCACGGGCCGGGGTTGGCGCAGCATCATAGGATGGCAGTTCTGCGATCCAGGTATCGTCGCTGTCCATAATGCCATCGGCCAAGGACCGTAGCTGTGCGAGATAGCGGCTGGCGTCAGGTTTCAGGAACTGTGCAGCATAGTCGGGACCACGGACATACGTCCGCGCGCTCTTGTCATAGACCATGTTGTCCGGAGCGAAGCCGATGTAGCGGTTCAGGTCGGCGGACGCTTGGTTCACCGACAGACCGAACTGTTCCATCAAATCGCTGCGGTTCACTCGCCCCTCCCAAAACAATCGGAACTCGATGAACTCGAGGCGCTGCGCGACTCCCCAACGAAGCTCCGATTTGTCACTTTCCACTTCGCACTCCCGACTCGGCGCGTTTGATTAATATGCGCGCCCATTTTTTGTGCTGGCTGCACGCTAGCGGGGAGTCATGTCGTGTTCAATCGAAATGCTTCGTGTGATTGTCTTTTTCGCGATGCCGAGACCTTGGGAGGGGAGAGGTAGACTGCTCAGCCTTCGGCCGGTAGCTCGTCCGGAAAGCTCTGAACCTCTCGTTCAAAGGCCTCGACGTCGGACACTCTGTACACGACCCGGCCACCGATCTTCAGGTAACGCGGACCTTCCTGGGCCCAACGCCATCGTTCAAGTGTTCGGTGGCTGATTTTCCATCGAGCCGCCAGTTCGATCTGACTCAGACATACTTCGCTCATTTTCGTCTCCTTTTGCGCAACTCACTTTGGTCGCACCAGAACGAAGGCGCGAGAAGAAAACCTATTCAAGTCGGTATGTTGCGTGCTCG contains these protein-coding regions:
- a CDS encoding DUF1788 domain-containing protein, translated to MSSLRADFDELRERIRHGRELGHASFEPIYYLIFSPEQILEVKRQTPAWEAKLHQEGWDVHVFSVAENLWGLLQEDPFWSLCVQQDKASPGDWARTNLALADIVANGGGLLRRLEDALKPLEGNPSALLLVTDLEALHPFLRIGAIESQLQGKFHVPTIFLYPGVRTGKTRLKFLGFYPEDGNYRSVHVGG
- a CDS encoding WYL domain-containing protein, yielding MESDKSELRWGVAQRLEFIEFRLFWEGRVNRSDLMEQFGLSVNQASADLNRYIGFAPDNMVYDKSARTYVRGPDYAAQFLKPDASRYLAQLRSLADGIMDSDDTWIAELPSYDAAPTPARGVNPVTLRSVVGAIRRSEAIEVKYQSLSRPEPSWRWIAPHAIGFDGFRWHTRVFCQMDEVFKDFLLSRIISTRSVEASDVTDAADKDWQEHVTLEIGPHPELSESQKKVIALDYGMRDGKAKIQVRRALLYYALKRLGLDNNSQTRPPQEQQIVLVSPIAGLAPQFYRKRGLDGF
- a CDS encoding DUF1819 family protein, encoding MMERAPYTTQLQAGLGLVNETRALLELWSPGMSASQLHDIALKSGRFPEITARRLRNIVSECFAPRYLTADGEPALHLKKLSAELPASELIQLMLVFTSRANPILGDFIRDVYWARYAGGYQEISSEDARTFVERGIDDGKTSKRWSESTIRRVSAYLTGCCADYGLLERGLRSSRRILPFRISATTSAYLAYELHFRGFGDNAILNHDDWKLFGLERDDVLEEMKRLSLKGLIIIQSAGDVVRVGWKQYDMEELCDVLAKG
- a CDS encoding helix-turn-helix domain-containing protein, translating into MSEVCLSQIELAARWKISHRTLERWRWAQEGPRYLKIGGRVVYRVSDVEAFEREVQSFPDELPAEG
- a CDS encoding BrxE family protein → MQQIIELRYLVGFLGEKSQCNWWPTSFYEASSIRFLEPVFSRTAPLAQYHGAVEAARRFHDENLSVGSFHIFRLPEEIEQDLHEMVQARLLELFDPVMIVDQAAALSALSKISNGTADEAVGPVLVGKIDELRESALMEKVGAIYRMALSSDTQALPYLVA